A genome region from Scyliorhinus torazame isolate Kashiwa2021f chromosome 11, sScyTor2.1, whole genome shotgun sequence includes the following:
- the LOC140385296 gene encoding uncharacterized protein, with the protein MPCMHKTMNIYQAYLSHQKKTLNVYPLYVRQVMKKSQFPYRMCRITARLTYLTTDIPHLISTEALNNQRMATHESRVTTSIESLKILTPEKEHKEITDDSNESEMTPKEEHQEINDNSSEPEMTPKEEHLEINDDSSQPEMTLEEEYQVSKDEESNQPQITDVTNINATSDHSHNSQEDTLNVAETTKDTDTNNCDNDSNHPHGTLIERNKNNKNRTKHIRNKNNNNKSNMQRNKNNKSNKKHPRNNKHDKKKSKNKSENNVNRINKHDKKNNKNNNNETMTCTTWYNSAREGQCHSTLQNNDKTATMPWHDKESHKFTSAPEQTSKTAFMNDDMQNQYHKHRKKSRSDNGATQNRYPQSNGTGEKGVHIIKQLISKAAESRSDINLALLSYPLSSGLSPAQMLRQRHPDNLTGKAIPRPRHRTGSRRHAGTMLQTQIILRATCDPTQATDNR; encoded by the coding sequence atgccatgcatgcacaagaccatgaatatctatcaagcttatttgagccaccagaagaagacactgaatgtctatccactgtatgtgagacaagtgatgaagaaatcacaattcccatacaggatgtgcaggatcacagcaagactgacataCCTCACGACTGACATACCTCACCTCAtcagcacagaagcactcaataatcagaggatggccacccatgagtccagagtgaccacgtcaatagaaagcttgaagattttgactccagaaaaggagcacaaagagatcacagatgattcaaatgaatctgaaatgactccaaaagaggagcaccaagaaatcaatgataattcaagtgaacctgaaatgactccaaaagaggagcacctagaaatcaatgatgattcaagtcaaccagaaatgactctcgaagaggagtaccaagtaagcaaagatgaGGAATCGAATCAACCACAAattactgatgtcaccaacatcaatgcaacatcagatcattctcacaattctcaagaagatacgctcaatgtagcagagaccacaaaggacacggacaccaataactgtgacaatgactcaaatcatccacatggcacactcattgagcgcaacaagaacaacaaaaaccgcacaaagcacatcagaaacaagaacaacaacaacaaaagcaacatgcagcgcaacaagaacaacaaaagcaacaagaagcatcccagaaacaacaagcacgacaagaaaaagagcaagaataaaagcgaaaacaacgtaaacagaatcaacaagcacgacaaaaagaacaacaagaacaacaacaatgaaacaatgacctgtacaacatggtacaactctgcacgtgaaggacaatgccacagcacactgcaaaacaatgacaagactgcaaccatgccatggcatgataaagaatctcacaaattcacatctgctccagaacaaacaagcaaaacagctttcatgaacgatgacatgcagaatcaataccacaaacacaggaaaaagtcaaggtcagacaacggtgcgacacagaatcgctacccgcaatcaaatggaacaggggagaaaggtgtccacatcattaaacagcTCATCAGCAAAGCTgctgagtcacgttccgacatcaacctagctctgttatcgtacccattgagctcaggactgtcgccagcgcaaatgctgcggcagagacatccggacaaccttaccggcaaagcaattccgaggccCCGGCatcgcaccggttctcgacgacatgcgggcactatgctccaaacacaaATTATACTACgagcaacatgcgatcccactcaagccactgacaataggtga